One Salmo salar chromosome ssa01, Ssal_v3.1, whole genome shotgun sequence DNA window includes the following coding sequences:
- the nin gene encoding ninein isoform X4: protein MNDLNLRKLEQEHREKLVSVRSELIKEMDQIQQQTGLQREKLETEMEKLRDDETFLRDHLSLTVKESRRLEMELLDSTEKLVEAENQVSKLQRNLDNILKEKFGDLDLGSAEFFLQEESLRRLRSNYEGQCRELQDRIDELQAELQEYHNLGRTSQPCLKPSLSEDLESKSPGMESDPVSPGLGSEEGQPLFNMSLEAEMMLERLKEKHLLEMNDLQAQLESKVSEFDQKVEEQKADLEAQKVALSLQHLEEIQALRGEMSVIQNRALELQAQLENAEEERAGLEQRQAGVKEELEHQDEEVSSLRQELLESRIQVSDLEEQLKVLEAQQVKAELGLDTEMQELRKLHALELNKLDVQHDNILQVRLEEEKRKLQEERERVERGRLEEWEREKMELQQSHEEAMKARIEEVSLKFQAEREELEMRLTEEWEREKAQLDEQSNESLQTVLEEEMLRLVKEQEGREIRLTEQWELEQVQLKECLEETLLTRLAEEKLEQQEQQEEAERRLREDWDRERLQLEEDYEGMLQEQLQEDRERLAGEKEEMEKRLEQMMEEEKERLEEAHRQAVQELSAKHSEEREQLSGLLDKLREDIAEERKELESHFSQKIREVEARFSGDQDAVAERFQTDVSNLEKHYQSELKALTDSHAEQKTKWDAENEEALQKVEEQRRVLQETREQEQETITHDLVKERELLESVHKEEIDALVAKNQELQKELESFISLAQTKEIELSRQLNDLHNRLQENLDTKDELLANSEKKAQEIELLLNQAVEDFKQERAELQGNLSELEVRHSLAEKQLEERSELLTEHDNQKLKIKELEKLLRQVAVDFQFERLELQENISDLELKLKESRPSSDQQDNEKGELLVERDQLSIRIQEIENELNQLLDSADITGGKEMEESNEVNVSPLGEVHLEAEALEEQVCSENITVSDETCDNVVPEDCEGLDVEYLFPTEQGPNDEVEIITESPHEMEISENIIAEVCDQEITVTSDNLNVLVEVSETCGEQGQDDEVKMIPETPNRLEECLEDTITLHLDGECDEETTVDDGQDPVVESDAVEEQAQDDNASEGGMNAETSEDIEVCPENIISVEACNGEVAAIPEECQDLVEESQSSESQCQAEDNMDEDTNDDIVALSIPEEQPQSDDIDGDLCPSEMKCEVSSPDKIGQNDASVQETVFDDKPEEEELQDDLFNEEVKSYVSLVVSSALEEIGHDTDDTKVACLFEETQDLEKKPVELIPQLQQKCEEAVKERDAYIREILELHEQVSQLKSEASLLAQLQSQYDTATEENLALQQKISELQQKADALESLLAENDQQALEENSTLKAQANEIKVTSSDMTSLQIRYEECICENAKLEEQNCRLEKRVVGLESKMHIIQDFQDQQVALVDEITRMREENCKLTELVSELERQDEILMALQLEAESEEDATTEQEQESFLDLNSQLEAKIQAVSELEDCCTEFEKQNANLRRALTDLQDKSLKMHERMQTHRNEAGRLAEENLLLRHKISVLKEEDLRETREETLLKLEHFRKEKISAQKKAESFKRQISELRLRSQQLEDENGLLSEKNAQNAAGVEGLSQQLGELLRQSERQEVVRDQQHFVPEDNRTKMAVCASALEAELTNAVEGTVLLEEGKAQLVLQINTLRDKVAKMGAVECQLTLLLQEHKALEKQTQGLRNQLAKSQERTHVLDESLQSVNLQSARLKSDLRVSQQEKDALKQEVMSLHKQLQNANDKNQVLEMALHSSGYQSQHKKLYQDELARLVEQEQLLLRQENERLTMELHNTKDDLHHSRDKTRQLEAAILTVKQQKPQGQSSVVKTVEQEKTALKRELDIMHQELLSAQNKVCEVQRELESLRQENEGLKTQQTQLQARLLEALQVQLVGLLPTSPRRMPGERREQHRRDDLNPENIQNERTMMMMMKMEERMREIELSLHNVKLLLKEKVCQLKDQLHKNGKADSLIKDLYVENGQLLKALEMTERRQKVAEKKNYLLEEKIFSLNKIVRDLSPSPLTPMPYHFTCS, encoded by the exons GAGAGTAGGCGTCTGGAGATGGAGCTGCTGGACAGCACTGAGAAACTGGTAGAGGCAGAAAACCAGGTCAGCAAACTGCAGAGGAACCTGGATAACATCCTGAAGGAAAAG TTTGGGGATCTGGACCTAGGCAGTGCAGAGTTCTTCCTACAGGAGGAGAGTCTCAGACGGCTTCGCAGTAACTATGAGGGACAGTGTCGG GAGCTGCAGGATCGCATCGATGAGCTTCAAGCAGAGCTGCAGGAGTACCACAACCTGGGCCGTACCTCTCAGCCCTGTCTCAAACCCTCGCTCTCTGAAGACCTGGAGAGTAAGAGTCCTGGCATGGAGTCAGACCCAG tgtcTCCAGGTCTAGGCTCAGAGGAGGGCCAGCCGTTGTTCAACATGAGCCTGGAGGCAGAGATGATGCTGGAGCGGCTGAAAGAGAAGCACCTCTTAGAGATGAATGACCTACAGGCTCAGCTGGAGAGCAAG GTGAGTGAGTTTGACCAGAAGGTGGAGGAGCAGAAAGCCGACCTGGAGGCCCAGAAGGTAGCCTTGTCCCTGCAGCACCTGGAGGAGATCcag GCACTACGAGGGGAGATGTCCGTCATCCAGAACCGAGCCCTGGAGCTCCAGGCCCAACTAGAGAATGCTGAGGAGGAGCGGGCCGGTCTAGAGCAGAGACAGGCTGGGGtgaaggaggagctggagcaCCAGGACGAGGAG GTGAGCAGCCTAAGACAGGAGCTCCTGGAGTCCCGCATCCAGGTTTCTGACCTGGAGGAGCAGCTGAAAGTCCTGGAGGCCCAACAAGTGAAGGCTGAGCTGGGCCTGGACACAGAGATGCAGGAGCTGAGGAAACTTCACGCTTTGGAACTCAACAAGCTGGACGTGCAGCACGACAACATCCTTCAGGTCAGGCtggaagaagagaagaggaagcTACAGGAGGAgcgggagagggtggagaggggaaggttagaggagtgggagagggagaagatggaGTTACAGCAGAGCCACGAGGAGGCGATGAAGGCTAGGATAGAGGAGGTGAGTTTGAAGTTCCAGGCAGAGCGAGAGGAGTTAGAGATGCGACTCacggaggagtgggagagggagaaggcTCAGCTGGATGAGCAGAGTAACGAGTCGCTGCAGACCGTGTTAGAGGAGGAGATGTTACGTCTAGTCAAGGAGCAGGAAGGTAGGGAGATACGGCTCACTGAGCAGTGGGAGCTGGAACAAGTTCAGCTCAAGGAGTGTCTGGAGGAGACTCTCCTCACCCGGTTGGCGGAGGAGAAGCTggagcagcaggagcagcaggaggaagCGGAGAGGAGGCTCAGGGAGGACTGGGACAGGGAGAGACTCCAGCTGGAGGAGGACTATGAAGGGATGCTCCAGGAGCAGCtgcaggaggacagggagaggcttgcaggggagaaggaggagatggagaagaggctggagcagatgatggaggaggagaaggagcgtCTGGAGGAGGCCCACAGACAGGCTGTGCAGGAACTGAGTGCCAAACACAGTGAGGAGAGGGAACAGCTCAGCGGTCTGCTGGATAAACTGCGAGAGGATATCGCTGAGGAAAG GAAAGAACTAGAGAGCCACTTTTCCCAGAAAATCAGGGAGGTGGAGGCCCGGTTCTCAGGCGACCAGGACGCCGTCGCAGAGCGCTTCCAAACCGACGTTTCCAATCTGGAGAAGCACTATCAGAGCGAGCTGAAGGCACTCACCGACAGCCACGCTGAGCAGAAAACCAAATGGGATGCGGAGAATGAGGAAGCCCTTCAGAAAGttgaagagcagaggagagttcTGCAGGAAACCAGAGAACAAGAGCAGGAGACCATCACCCACGACCTGGTGAAAGAGAGGGAGCTGCTAGAGAGTGTCCATAAGGAAGAGATTGACGCGTTGGTCGCGAAGAACCAGGAACTCCAAAAGGAGCTGGAGAGTTTCATCAGTTTAGCCCAGACCAAAGAGATTGAGCTGAGTAGGCAGCTGAATGATCTTCACAATAGGCTGCAGGAGAACCTGGACACCAAAGACGAGCTTCTGGCCAATTCTGAGAAGAAAGCCCAGGAGATCGAGCTTCTGCTGAACCAGGCAGTGGAGGACTTTAAGCAGGAGAGGGCAGAACTTCAGGGAAACCTTTCTGAATTAGAGGTGAGGCactccttggctgagaagcagctTGAGGAGAGGAGTGAGCTGCTCACAGAACATGATAACCAGAAGTTGAAGATCAAAGAACTGGAGAAGCTCCTGAGACAGGTGGCGGTGGACTTTCAGTTTGAGAGGCTGGAGCTGCAAGAGAACATCTCAGACCTGGAACTGAAGCTGAAGGAGAGCCGTCCTTCCTCTGACCAGCAGGACAATGAGAAAGGAGAGCTTCTGGTCGAGAGAGACCAGCTTAGTATTAGAATTCAGGAAATCGAGAACGAGCTCAACCAACTTCTAGACTCTGCAGACATAACAGGGGGCAAAGAAATGGAAGAATCAAATGAAGTAAATGTATCACCACTAGGAGAGGTACATCTAGAGGCTGAAGCTCTTGAAGAACAAGTATGTTCAGAAAACATTACCGTTAGTGATGAGACATGTGACAATGTTGTTCCAGAGGATTGTGAAGGCCTTGACGTAGAATATTTATTCCCTACGGAGCAGGGACCAAATGACGAAGTTGAGATTATTACTGAATCACCTCATGAGATGGAGATTTCTGAGAACATCATTGCAGAAGTTTGTGATCAAGAAATAACTGTTACCTCAGACAACCTGAATGTCTTAGTAGAGGTATCTGAAACCTGTGGTGAACAAGGACAAGATGATGAGGTGAAGATGATACCTGAAACTCCAAATAGGTTAGAGGAATGTCTTGAAGACACCATAACTCTTCATCTTGATGGGGAATGTGATGAGGAAACTACTGTGGACGATGGCCAAGACCCAGTGGTCGAATCTGACGCCGTTGAGGAGCAAGCACAAGATGACAACGCTAGTGAGGGAGGGATGAATGCTGAAACTTCTGAAGACATTGAGGTATGTCCTGAAAACATTATCAGTGTTGAGGCATGCAATGGTGAAGTCGCTGCTATTCCAGAAGAATGCCAAGACCTTGTTGAGGAATCCCAATCATCTGAAAGCCAATGTCAGGCTGAGGACAACATGGACGAAGACACTAACGATGACATTGTAGCATTGTCCATTCCAGAGGAGCAACCTCAAAGTGATGACATTGATGGAGATCTCTGTCCCTCTGAGATGAAGTGTGAAGTCTCCTCCCCTGATAAGATTGGACAGAATGATGCTAGTGTACAAGAAACTGTTTTCGATGATAAGCCTGAAGAGGAGGAACTTCAAGATGATCTGTTTAATGAAGAAGTGAAGAGTTATGTGTCTCTGGTTGTCTCTTCAGCCCTTGAGGAGATAGGTCATGACACTGATGATACCAAAGTGGCTTGTCTTTTCGAGGAAACTCAAGATCTAGAGAAAAAGCCTGTGGAACTTATTCCTCAGCTGCAGCAGAAGTGCGAAGAAGCAGTGAAGGAGCGAGATGCCTATATCCGGGAGATCCTGGAGCTCCATGAGCAAGTCAGTCAGTTGAAGAGCGAGGCCAGTCTTCTGGCTCAGCTACAGAGCCAGTATGACACTGCCACTGAGGAGAACCTGGCGCTACAGCAGAAGATCTCCGAGCTTCAGCAGAAGGCGGATGCACTAGAGAGTCTTTTAGCAGAAAACGATCAGCAAGCTTTAGAGGAAAACAGCACCCTCAAAGCTCAGGCCAACGAGATCAAGGTGACGTCTTCAGATATGACCTCGCTTCAGATCCGATACGAGGAGTGCATCTGTGAAAACGCCAAGCTGGAGGAACAAAACTGTCGGCTGGAGAAGAGAGTTGTGGGCCTCGAGAGCAAGATGCACATCATCCAAGACTTCCAAGATCAGCAAGTAGCGTTGGTGGACGAGATCAccaggatgagagaggagaattGTAAGCTGACTGAGCTAGTCAGCGAGTTAGAGAGGCAGGATGAGATTCTCATGGCTCTGCAGCTGGAGGCCGAGTCTGAGGAAGATGCCACCACAGAGCAAGAACAAGAGTCCTTCCTGGACCTGAACTCCCAACTGGAGGCTAAGATACAGGCGGTGTCGGAGCTGGAGGACTGCTGCACGGAGTTCGAGAAGCAGAACGCCAACCTCCGCAGAGCCCTAACGGACCTGCAAGACAAGTCACTGAAGATGCATGAAAGGATGCAGACCCATAG GAATGAGGCGGGTCGTTTAGCAGAGGAGAACCTCTTACTCAGACACAAGATCTCAGTGCTGAAGGAAGAGGATCTGAGAGAGACCCGGGAGGAGACGCT CTTGAAACTGGAGCATTTCAGGAAGGAGAAGATATCTGCACAAAAGAAAGCAGAGAGTTTCAAGAGACAG ATCTCTGAGCTGCGTCTCCGCAGCCAGCAGCTGGAGGATGAGAACGGGCTGCTGTCGGAGAAGAACGCCCAGAATGCAgcaggagtggaggggttgagcCAGCAGCTAGGGGAACTGctcagacagagtgagagacaggagGTTGTCAGAGATCAGCAACACTTTGTACCAGAGGATAACAGGACCAAG ATGGCAGTGTGTGCGTCTGCCCTGGAGGCGGAGCTGACCAACGCTGTGGAAGGGACTGTACTACTGGAGGAGGGCAAGGCCCAGCTGGTGCTACAAATCAACACCCTCCGCGATAAG GTAGCTAAGATGGGGGCTGTGGAGTGCCAGCTCACCCTCCTCCTGCAGGAACACAAGGCTTTGGAGAAACAAACCCAAGGATTACGCAATCAGCTTGCCAAGTCTCAGGAGAGG ACTCATGTGTTGGATGAAAGTCTTCAGTCTGTCAACCTCCAGAGCGCCCGTCTCAAGTCAGACCTCCGCGTGTCACAGCAGGAGAAGGACGCCCTcaaacaggaagtgatgtcactgcaCAAGCAGTTGCAGAATGCCAACGATAAG AACCAGGTTCTGGAGATGGCCCTGCACTCCAGCGGCTACCAGAGCCAGCACAAGAAGCTGTACCAGGACGAGCTGGCCAGGCTGGTGGAGCAGGAGCAGCTGCTGCTGAGGCAGGAGAACGAGAGGCTGACCATGGAGCTCCACAACACCAAGGATGACCTCCACCACAGCAGGGACAAG ACGCGACAGCTGGAGGCAGCCATCTTAACCGTGAAGCAGCAGAAACCGCAGGGCCAGTCCAGCGTGGTGAAGACTGTAGAACAGGAGAAGACTGCTCTGAAGAGAGAGCTAGACATCATGCATCAGGAGCTACTCTCCGCTCAGAACAAG GTGTGTGAGGtccagagagagctggagagtctTCGTCAGGAGAACGAGGGTCTGAAGACCCAACAGACCCAGCTACAGGCACGGCTTCTGGAG GCTCTCCAAGTCCAGCTGGTTGGTCTGCTGCCCACATCCCCTCGCAGGATGCCTGGTGAGCGGAGAGAGCAACACCGCAGAGACGACCTCAACCCAGAGAAcatacag